One segment of Candidatus Micropelagos thuwalensis DNA contains the following:
- a CDS encoding aromatic ring-hydroxylating oxygenase subunit alpha: MDASRIKTLEEGMAYEQSREGPPPGFPKLPPIPAKRYTDQVFFDLEIEHLWKKSWLFACHMDELPEPGSFYLWERIGSPIFIVRGRDDKLRGFYNTCRHRGAPVVREQTGRRNLFVCTYHGWSYDDKGHLINMRDPRDFPDFDKSCHSLVEVGVEVFGKMVFINLDKDAKPLMDYLHPVPTDMAQFQSENMRLVRKTTLDIKCNVKILLDAFQETYHLKSIHQKTVDRFLDHLGTYIELWPNGHSRMVTPHRDPNWVDPGVEGLPEVETVGEVGRVNNFSYNIYPNIVCPPYASGNSLIIFWPKTINTMEIEVIWVAPDWGDGPLSDIWETRLGNFDKILEEDTQFAEQIQISVESDGFQGTPLSYQERRIYHWHEHLDRLIGEENLPEGTRIEPLMGPYIMDPYASKAGE; this comes from the coding sequence ATGGACGCCTCACGTATAAAAACCTTAGAAGAAGGTATGGCTTATGAGCAATCTCGGGAGGGACCGCCCCCAGGGTTCCCAAAATTGCCTCCAATTCCTGCGAAAAGATATACCGATCAGGTTTTTTTTGATCTCGAAATAGAGCATCTGTGGAAAAAAAGCTGGCTCTTCGCCTGTCATATGGATGAGTTGCCGGAACCGGGCAGCTTTTATCTCTGGGAACGCATTGGGTCGCCGATTTTTATCGTACGCGGACGTGATGATAAATTACGCGGCTTTTACAATACTTGCCGCCACCGTGGTGCGCCAGTTGTGCGCGAGCAGACAGGCCGCCGCAATCTTTTCGTATGTACTTATCATGGCTGGTCTTATGACGATAAAGGACATCTGATTAACATGCGCGACCCACGTGATTTTCCTGATTTTGACAAGTCCTGTCACAGTCTGGTTGAGGTCGGCGTTGAAGTTTTCGGCAAAATGGTCTTCATCAATCTTGATAAAGATGCAAAGCCACTGATGGATTATCTTCATCCGGTACCAACAGATATGGCGCAGTTCCAGAGTGAAAATATGCGCCTTGTCAGAAAAACAACATTGGATATTAAGTGCAATGTTAAAATCCTGCTGGATGCATTTCAGGAGACATACCACCTGAAATCCATTCACCAAAAAACCGTCGATAGATTTCTGGATCATCTGGGCACATATATTGAGCTATGGCCAAATGGTCATTCACGAATGGTTACGCCGCATCGGGATCCTAACTGGGTTGACCCGGGCGTTGAGGGCCTACCTGAAGTCGAGACTGTTGGCGAAGTTGGGCGTGTAAATAATTTCTCATATAATATTTATCCTAATATTGTCTGCCCGCCTTATGCCAGTGGCAACTCATTAATTATCTTCTGGCCTAAAACCATTAACACGATGGAAATTGAGGTCATTTGGGTTGCGCCTGATTGGGGGGACGGCCCATTATCTGACATCTGGGAGACGCGTCTGGGAAATTTTGATAAAATCCTCGAAGAAGACACCCAATTCGCCGAACAAATTCAAATCTCTGTTGAGTCAGACGGCTTTCAAGGCACACCTCTTTCATATCAGGAGAGACGCATCTATCACTGGCACGAACATTTGGATAGGCTGATTGGCGAAGAGAACCTCCCAGAGGGTACGCGCATTGAGCCCCTAATGGGGCCTTATATCATGGACCCTTACGCCTCCAAAGCCGGGGAATAA
- a CDS encoding 3-oxoacyl-[acyl-carrier-protein] synthase III C-terminal domain-containing protein → MANFGLIAYGSYLPFQAISRQSIFDQIGWIQGGLKAYAKGKRSYADWDEDAVTLAVAAARQLLKTADNTQVQQLSFASTTAPFLDRSNAGIVAAALDLADHTHCYDSSGSQRAALAPLVTACHNQSDGLLIAAGEKKPVQPANVMEMLAGDAGAAILTGSKNVIAELVATQSVRSDFVDHYRTAESGTDYVLEERWVREEGLAKIVSPLITTLLEENNLSVEDIDHFILPVAYPSHARAIARKCGIQEDAVADALFTDCGFSGVAHPLLMLNDCLDRATPDSLILLTGFGQGMDAILLRTTEKITRYQASITVQNFMTNLRIEDNYPRFLASNGQFHPDWGMRAERDNRTAQTVAFDKSRDIYGLVGGICTSCGTPQFPKARRCVNPECNALDTQQYYRFADIPATVKSFTEDWMAFNRNPPLIYGNISFEGGGNMFIEMTGFAPGDIAIGDKVEMDFRIKDIDDKRGFHRYFWKAAAQRKV, encoded by the coding sequence ATGGCAAATTTTGGACTTATCGCATATGGCAGCTATTTGCCGTTTCAAGCAATTTCGCGTCAGTCTATTTTTGACCAGATTGGTTGGATACAAGGCGGCTTAAAGGCATACGCCAAAGGCAAAAGAAGTTATGCCGATTGGGATGAAGACGCAGTGACGCTTGCCGTCGCCGCCGCTCGCCAATTGCTAAAAACCGCCGATAATACACAAGTTCAACAACTCAGTTTTGCCTCGACCACAGCCCCGTTTCTTGATCGTTCCAATGCCGGTATCGTTGCGGCTGCGCTTGATTTAGCTGACCACACACATTGTTACGACTCATCGGGCAGTCAACGTGCAGCACTCGCCCCACTGGTCACGGCCTGTCACAATCAAAGCGATGGACTGCTAATTGCCGCGGGCGAAAAAAAACCTGTTCAGCCTGCAAATGTCATGGAAATGCTGGCTGGAGATGCCGGTGCGGCCATACTAACAGGATCTAAAAATGTAATTGCCGAATTAGTTGCTACCCAATCTGTGCGTTCAGATTTCGTTGACCATTACCGCACTGCAGAAAGCGGTACGGATTATGTGCTGGAAGAACGCTGGGTGCGTGAAGAGGGATTGGCAAAAATCGTTTCGCCTCTCATTACGACACTTTTGGAAGAAAATAATCTGAGCGTTGAGGATATTGACCACTTTATTCTTCCTGTCGCTTATCCGTCTCATGCCCGTGCTATTGCCCGCAAATGCGGTATTCAAGAAGACGCTGTTGCGGATGCACTGTTTACGGATTGTGGCTTCTCAGGTGTCGCGCACCCTTTGCTTATGCTGAATGACTGCCTTGACCGCGCAACGCCGGATAGTCTGATTTTATTGACCGGGTTTGGTCAAGGAATGGATGCCATTCTTCTGAGGACAACCGAAAAAATTACGCGCTATCAGGCATCTATCACAGTTCAGAACTTTATGACTAATTTACGGATTGAGGATAATTATCCGCGTTTCCTGGCCTCTAACGGGCAATTCCACCCGGATTGGGGGATGCGCGCAGAGCGCGATAATCGCACCGCTCAAACCGTTGCTTTTGACAAAAGCCGCGATATTTACGGCCTTGTTGGCGGTATCTGCACCTCATGTGGTACGCCTCAATTCCCCAAAGCCAGACGATGCGTGAACCCAGAGTGTAACGCACTTGATACCCAGCAATATTACCGTTTTGCCGATATACCTGCCACGGTGAAATCTTTTACGGAAGATTGGATGGCCTTTAACCGCAACCCACCATTAATTTACGGAAATATCTCCTTTGAGGGCGGCGGTAATATGTTTATCGAAATGACAGGATTTGCCCCCGGGGATATTGCCATTGGAGACAAAGTTGAGATGGATTTCCGTATTAAGGATATTGATGACAAGCGCGGCTTCCACAGATATTTCTGGAAAGCTGCCGCTCAGAGAAAAGTGTAA
- a CDS encoding acetyl-CoA acetyltransferase — translation MAEGIKDKVAIIGMGCSKFGERWDARPEDLITEAFEEALNDAKIEKESIDAAWFGVFYDEQNVGKSAYPLSQYLRLPNIPVTRVENLCATGTESLRGAVYAVAAGACDIALAVGCEKLKDTGFAGLPERTKGTFEDLYQPGFTPPGAFAQLGAAYAHKYGLDMADLKKAMAHVSWKSHENGFLNPKAHLRKKLSIEQILNAPPVAYPLGVFDCCGVSDGASCAIVARPEIAKDLVGENFVTVKSMQLSPSNGVEMGHQSWDGAGTVTTRKASERAYAEAGISNPRADISLTEVHDCFSITELVLMEDLWLSDDGKAPNDILDGRFDATGDIPCQIDGGLKCFGHPVGASGLRMTYEIYLQLLGRANDRQLKDPKFGLAHNLGGIPNRNVAAVSIFGMNE, via the coding sequence ATGGCTGAAGGTATTAAAGACAAAGTCGCTATCATAGGCATGGGTTGTAGTAAATTCGGCGAACGCTGGGATGCGCGCCCCGAAGACCTCATCACCGAAGCTTTTGAAGAAGCTCTTAACGATGCAAAGATTGAAAAAGAGAGCATAGATGCTGCCTGGTTTGGGGTATTTTATGACGAACAAAATGTCGGCAAATCTGCTTATCCGCTGTCGCAATATTTACGCTTGCCGAATATCCCCGTCACCCGTGTTGAAAATCTATGTGCCACTGGAACGGAGTCCCTGCGCGGTGCAGTCTATGCCGTAGCGGCTGGCGCATGTGACATTGCACTCGCCGTCGGATGTGAAAAATTAAAAGATACTGGTTTTGCCGGTCTCCCTGAACGAACAAAAGGGACATTTGAAGACCTTTATCAGCCCGGCTTTACCCCGCCAGGCGCCTTTGCACAACTTGGCGCAGCCTATGCCCATAAATACGGGCTGGATATGGCAGACCTTAAAAAGGCCATGGCACATGTTTCTTGGAAGAGCCATGAAAACGGATTTTTAAACCCAAAAGCACATTTACGCAAAAAACTGTCTATCGAACAGATTCTCAACGCCCCCCCGGTTGCCTATCCATTGGGTGTATTTGACTGTTGTGGCGTATCGGACGGAGCCTCATGCGCGATTGTTGCCCGCCCGGAAATCGCCAAAGATCTTGTCGGTGAAAATTTTGTTACGGTTAAGTCCATGCAACTATCCCCCTCCAATGGTGTTGAAATGGGTCACCAGTCTTGGGACGGCGCAGGGACGGTCACAACGCGCAAAGCCTCAGAACGCGCTTATGCCGAGGCCGGTATCAGTAATCCGCGTGCGGATATCAGTTTGACCGAAGTTCATGATTGCTTCTCTATTACTGAGCTTGTGCTGATGGAAGATCTATGGCTCTCGGATGACGGCAAGGCCCCCAATGATATTCTGGATGGCAGATTTGATGCGACAGGTGACATTCCCTGTCAGATTGATGGCGGTCTTAAATGTTTCGGTCATCCCGTCGGCGCATCAGGACTGCGCATGACCTATGAAATTTATCTACAACTGCTTGGTCGTGCCAATGACCGACAGCTTAAAGACCCCAAATTTGGACTAGCGCATAATCTTGGGGGCATTCCGAACAGAAATGTTGCCGCGGTATCAATATTTGGGATGAACGAATAG
- a CDS encoding SDR family oxidoreductase, with amino-acid sequence MSDKNQPLQSSEYGGMSIEELATASTVYRADLLTSQTIVISGAGTGMGRAMAFLAARLGANVVICGRREEKLQEVKDGIRQHVGRDIEYAQVNIRDPENVENFITDIFDRHGTIHALINSAGGQFSQAAIDFSRKGWLAVIDTNLNGTWWMMQEAAKKWCDTGQEGNIINIAAYVERGMPQSAHSCAARAGVIYLSKTVSTEWAEHNIRVNCIAPGAIETEGVTQYPPEALQEFHRANPMKRFGDVWDVAETTIYLVAPSSKFVTGEVITVDGGMAQHGWVWPMGKPEYFK; translated from the coding sequence ATGTCAGACAAAAACCAGCCCCTTCAGTCCTCTGAATATGGAGGCATGTCCATTGAGGAGCTCGCGACGGCCTCAACCGTCTACCGCGCAGATTTGCTCACGAGTCAGACGATTGTTATTTCCGGCGCAGGGACGGGTATGGGACGCGCTATGGCTTTTCTGGCAGCACGTTTGGGCGCCAATGTCGTGATTTGTGGGCGTCGCGAAGAGAAGCTTCAAGAAGTTAAAGACGGCATCAGGCAACATGTCGGACGCGATATTGAATATGCCCAAGTGAATATCCGTGACCCTGAAAATGTCGAAAACTTTATTACAGATATCTTTGATCGCCACGGCACCATTCACGCTTTGATAAACAGCGCGGGCGGGCAGTTCTCACAGGCTGCGATTGATTTCTCGCGAAAGGGCTGGCTGGCTGTCATTGACACCAATCTGAATGGCACATGGTGGATGATGCAGGAAGCCGCCAAAAAATGGTGCGACACCGGACAAGAAGGCAATATCATTAATATCGCTGCCTATGTGGAGCGCGGCATGCCACAATCCGCACATAGCTGTGCTGCGCGCGCAGGTGTGATTTATCTCTCGAAAACTGTTTCTACCGAATGGGCTGAACATAACATTCGTGTGAATTGTATTGCCCCCGGTGCGATTGAAACCGAAGGCGTGACACAGTATCCGCCAGAGGCACTGCAAGAATTTCACAGAGCTAATCCGATGAAACGATTTGGCGATGTCTGGGATGTGGCGGAGACAACAATTTATCTCGTCGCCCCCTCCTCAAAATTCGTTACCGGTGAAGTTATCACCGTTGATGGCGGGATGGCGCAACACGGCTGGGTGTGGCCTATGGGTAAACCGGAATATTTCAAATAG